Below is a genomic region from Halobacterium sp. CBA1132.
TGCTGGAGTCCATCCCCACGGAGGACAAAGAGCGCCTGACGCCAATCGAGGGCAACGTCCCGGACCTCATCGACATGCCCGACGGCTGCCACTTCGCGGACCGCTGCCCGTGGGCGAAACCGGAGTGCCGGGAGGGCGAAATTCCGTTCCTCCAGCACGGCCCCGAGGACGTCGACCACCGCTCGAAGTGCGTCCTCCCCGAGTTCGACGAGGACGAGTACGGTGTCGAGGGCGTCTCCTCGAAGACCGACCACGAGGTCGGCGAACCGCTCGTGGAACTCACGGAGATGCGCAAGTACTACGAGCAGCAGGACGGCTGGCTCGACCGCTTCTTCCCCGGTGAGAAACCCAGCGTGAAGGCCGTCGACGGCATCAGCCTCGACGTCCACGAGGGCGAGACGCTCGGCCTCGTCGGCGAATCCGGTTGCGGGAAGTCCACCGCGGGGCGCGCGCTCCTCCACCTCAACCCCCCAACCGACGGCACGGTCGTGTTCGCGGGCGAGGACCTCGGGAGCCTCTCGAAGACCGAACTCCGGGAGAAGCGCAAGGACATGCAGATGGTGTTCCAGGACCCGATGTCGAGTCTCGACCCGCGGATGACCGTCGGGCAGACGGTGATGGAGCCGTTGAAGATTCACGGCCTCGCGGAGGGACACCGCCGCCAGCGCGTCGTCGAACTCCTCGAAGAGGTGGGGCTGGACCCCAACCAGTACGACCGCTACCCGCACGAACTCTCGGGCGGGCAGCGCCAGCGCGTCGGCATCGCGCGGGCGCTGGCGGTCGACCCGGACTTCATCGTCGCCGACGAACCGGTGTCGGCGCTGGACGTCTCTGTGCAGGCCCAGATTATCAACCTCATGGAGGACCTCCAGGAGGAGTACGGGCTGACGTACCTGTTCATCGCGCACGACCTCTCCGTGGTGCGCCACATCTCCGACCGCGTCGCGGTGATGTACCTCGGGGAAATCGTGGAGGTCGCCGGGACGGACGAGCTGTTCGGCGACCCCAAACACCCCTACACGAACGCGTTGCTCTCCGCGATTCCCGAACCCGACCCGCGGGCCGACACCGGCGACCGAACCATCCTCAAGGGGGACGTTCCGTCGCCCATCGACCCGCCGTCGGGGTGTCACTTCCGCACGCGGTGCCCGTCCGTGATTCCGCCCGAAGACCTCGACATCGAGCAGGAGCGCTACCGCGAGGTGATGTTCTACCGGCAGCGCGTCGAAGCCCGCGACATCGACCTCGACGCGGCCCGCGAGCAGGCCGCCGGCGACGCCGGCGGTCGCGCGGTCGCGGACGGCGGGAGCGACCTCCACGCGGTCCTCCGGGCGGAGTTCTTCGACGGGCCGCTCTCCGGTCGGGCGCGCGACGCCGTCGAGGAGTCGTTCGACTCGCTCGTCGACGGCGACTGGGAGCGCGCCGAGGCCGTCCTCCGCGAAACCTTCGAGAGCGTTTGCGAGCGCGAGGACCCACATCTCGGTGACGACGACCATCCGGCGGCGTGCCACCTGTTCTCGGGCAGCCAGTAAATCGGCCGACTGACCGGTCGCGCTCCGCGTTCGGGGTAATTTTCACCACGACCGAAACACGACGGACCCGGACCCCCGCGACGTGTGCCGGTTACACCACTACTATCCGATAGTATTATTTGCATCGCCGCCGCGAGTGCTCTCATGGCAGGTAATGACAGCCAGGTCTCACGGCGTAGCTTCCTGAAGGCCGCCGGCACCGCGACCGTCGCTGCGACCGCGACGAGTTCCGTTGCCGGTTGTCTCGGTGGCGACGGCGACGGTGGCGACGGTGACGGTACCACGGACGGGACCGACGACGGTAACGGCGGTAGCGGCGGCGGCACGCTCCGCTACGGCCGCGGCTCGCACTCCAACACGCTCGACCCGCAGAACACGACCAGCGGCGAAGTCGCGAAAGTGACCAACCAGGCCTACGAGGGCCTCATCGGGTTCCAGCCCGGCGAAGCCGCGCTCACCGAGTCGCTCGCGACCGACTGGACGATGGACGGCTCGACCGTCACGCTCCAGCTCCGCGAAGGCGTGACCTTCCACGACGGCTCCGAGTTCACCGCCGACGACTTCATCGCGACGTACCGCCGGTTCGTCGACGAGGACTACGAGTACCACTTCGAGGACGCGTCCGCGTACGGGCCGTTCACGCTCGGCAACTGGATCGACAGCGTCGAGAAAGACGGCGACTACACGCTGAACATCACGCTCACGCAGACGTACGCGCCGTTCCTCCGGAACCTCGCGATGTTCGTCGCAGTCGTCATCTCCAAGGACGCCATCGAGGGCGACGTCAACCTCGACGAGGAGATGGTCGGCACCGGGCCGTACGAACTCTCCCAGCTCGACGACGCCAACAACCGCATCCAGCTCACCGCGTTCGACGACTACTGGGGCGACAGCGCGAACGTCGACGAAGTGCTGTTCCTCACGCGCGGACAGAACTCCACTCGCGCGCAGGCGCTCGTCGAGAACGAGATGGAGATCATCGACGGCCTCGACCCCGACACCATCGGGACCGTCGAGAACTCTAACAGCGCCTCCGTGGAGACAGTCGAGGGCATCAACATCGGGTACATGAGCTTCAACATGTCCCGCGTCGAGGCGTTCCGCGACCGCCGCGTCCGGAAGGCAATCAGCTACGCCATCGACACGCAGTCCATCGTCGAGAACATCTACTCGGGCATCGCGACGCAGGCCGACCAGCCGATTCCGCCAGCGCTGTTCGGGCACAACGACGACCTCAGCCCGTACCCCCACGACCCCGAACAGGCCCAGTCGTTGCTCGAAGAAGCCGGCTACGCCGACGGCTTCTCGTTCGAACTGACGACGTTCCAGAACCCGCGCGGCTACAACCCCGCGCCGCTCCCGACCGCCCAGACCATCCGGTCGAACCTCTCGGAGATCGGCGTCGAGGTCACCATCGACGACCGCCAGTTCTCTGACTACCTCACGTACACGTCCGAGGGGCGCCACGACGCCAGCCTCGCGGGCTGGTACACGGACAACGCCGACCCCGACAACTTCTGTTACGTCCTCCTCCACCCGCAGTGCGAGGTCCCCGAGGGCCAGGACTGGGTGTCGTGGGACACCGAGGGCTTCAACACGTCGAACCGCTCGGCGTGGGCGAACAGCGAGTACATGAGCCTCGTCGAGGAGGCGCAGGCGACGACCGCGCAGGACGAGCGCGCGCAACTGTACGAGGACGCAGTTCAGATCGCCCACGACGAAGCGCCGTGGGTGTACATCGACTACGCCGAGGAGGTGCGCGGGGTCAGCAACAGCGTGACCAACTACCCCATCTCCGCTATCGGCGGCCCGCACCTCGACCTCGTCGAACTGGAATAGCCAAGAGGTCCGTCGCTACGACGGGACCTTTTTAATTCTTGCACTCTCCCCTTCGCGTAATGGTCTCAAAGCGGTTCATCGCGAAACGGTTGCTGCTCCTCGTCCCCGTGCTGTTCGGGGTGGCGACCGTCGTGTTCGCGATTCTCCACCTCTCGCCGGGCGACCCCGCCGTCTCGATCGCTGGGAACCGAGCCAGCCAGGAGTTCGTCAACCAGGTCCGCGCGGACCTCGGACTGAATGACCCACTCTGGCAGCAGTACGTCCGGTTCCTCGGGGACGCCGCGACGTTCAACTTCGGCGAGTCCTACCAGATTCAGCGCGGCACGCCCGTCAGCCAGATTCTCGCCGACCGCCTCCCCATCACCATCGAACTCGCGGTGCTGGGCCAAATCGCCGGCCTCCTGTTCGGCCTGCCGCTTGGCATTCTGAGCGCGGTCAAACAGGACACGTGGACCGACCACCTCACGCGCATCGGCGCGCTCAGCGGCATCAGCATCCCCATCTACTGGAGCGGCCCGCTGCTCATCCTGTTGTTCGCGCAGTTCCTCGGCGTCCTCCCGACCAGCGGGCGCATCGGCTCCGCGCACTTCATCGACAGCACCACTGGCTTCATCCTCGTCGACACGCTGCTGGCCGGCGACATTCCCGCGTTCCGCTCGGCGTTCCGCCACCTCCTGTTACCCATCGTCGTGCTGGGCATCTACCAGATGGCGCTCATCTCGCGGATGATGCGGTCGTCGATGATCGAAGTTATCCGGCAGGACTTCATGCGGACCGCCCGCGCGAAGGGCCAAGGCGAGAAGATTACGACGATGAAGCACGGCCTCCGGAACGCGTTCATCCCCGTCATCACCATCATCGGCATCCAGTTCGGGGCGCTGCTCGGCGGCGCCGTCCTCACCGAGACCGTCTTCGAAATCAACGGCATCGGCACGCTGCTGGTCAGCGCCATCAACCAGAGTGACTACCCGGTCGTGCAGGCCACCGTGCTCGTGTTCGCGGTGATGTACACGCTGGTGAACCTCTTCGTGGACGTGACGTACTCCGTCCTCGACCCCCGCATCGAACAATGAGCACCGAAACCCAGACCCCCGACGTCGACCGTGGCATCGTCGAGCGGCTCCGCGCGAGCCCGTTCCTCTCCGAACTGCTGTCGAACCGGCTGGCGGTCATCGGCATCTCGCTCATCGTCGCCGTGTTCGCGGTCGCCATCTACGCGCGGTTCGCGTACGACTTGAGCGCGATTACGCTGACCGAGTTCGGCACGAACCCGACCGAGGCCGCACCGAGCGTCGAGTACCCGTTCGGTACTGACGGCCAAGCCCGCGACATCTTCCCGCGCGTGCTGTACGGCGCGTGGTACGCGATGCTGTACGGCACCGTCACGGTCGTCGCGTCGACCGTCCTCGGCGTCGGCCTCGGCATCATCGCGGCGTACTACGGCGACCTCACGGACAACGTCATCATGCGCACGATGGACGTCCTGTTGTCGTTCCCGTCGCTGCTGTTGGCGCTCGCGCTCGTCACCATCTTCCCGGACGAACTCGGCCTGTGGCGCGCGGTCGCGGCGCTGACGCTCGTGTACACGCCGCGGTTCGCCCGCGTCGTCCGCGGCGCCGCGCTGAAAGTCTTAGAGGACGAGTACATCGAGGCGACGCGCGCGCTCGGCGCGACCGACCCCCGGCTGCTCGTGCGCCACGTGCTCCCGAACTGTCTCGCGCCCATCACCGTCCAGTCGACGCTGAACTTCGGCCTCGCCATCATCGACATCGCGGCGCTGTCCTTCCTCGGGTTCGGCGCCAGCCCCGGCGAACCGACGTGGGGGATGATGCTGTCGAACGGCGTCGAGTACGGCCTCTTCTCGGGGGCGTGGTGGTGGTCGTTCTTCCCCGGGCTGTTCCTCGCGCTGACCGTCCTCGGGTTCAACCTCCTCGGGGACGGCATGCGTGACGCCCTCGACCCGCGGATGCGGGAAGCCGTTGACTGACGACCCCTACGCGGACCCGCGGACGCTGCGCGAACTCGGCGCTCGCGCGGCCCGCTGGACGCTCCGCGGCGCTGCCGTCGGCGTCGCTGTCTCGCTCGTCTTGCTCGCAGTCACGTCCCCGAAGGGCGCCACGGACACGGCGTTCGCGCTCGGCGCGCTCGTGTTCGGGTTCGGGATGTTCGCGTGGGCGACCGCCGTCGGCCTCGGCGAGACGCTCGACGGCGTGCAGAACCGCCTCGACGTGAGTTCCGCGTGGACCGAAGCGGGCGCCCGCGAAGCGTTCTTCGTGCTGTCGTGGGCGGGCGCAGGCTGGGCGTTCGCCGCCGCCGCGGCGTCTGTCGCGCTCGGCGTCTAGCCCGGTCGAATCTGCGTGCCGGCGTCGCCCGCGACCGCGGCGGCGACGTCGTCGGTACCGGCGACGACCGCGCGCGACCCGCCCGCGTCGAGGAACCGCAGGCACGCGCGGATTTTCGGCTGCATACTTCCTTCGCCGAACTCGCCTGCAGCGAGGCGCTCGCGCAGTTCTGCGGCGGTCGCGTCCTCGATGCGTGACTCGTCGGGCGTCCCGAAGTCCGCGTAGACGCAGGGGACGTCCGTCGCCATCACCAGCACGTCCGCGTCGATGCGCTCGGCGACGAGACGCGTCGTGTGGTCCTTGTCGACGACGCCCGGCACGCCCTCGATTGTTCCGTCTTCAACGACGACCGGGACGCCGCCGCCACCGCCGCAGACGACCGGCGCGCCGTCCGCGACGAGGCTCTCGACGCGCTCGCCCTCCACGACGCGCGTCGGTTCGGGCGACGCGACGACCCGCCGGTACGCCGTCTCGCCCTCGGGCGTCGTCACTTCCGCCGTCTCGACGTCGCGCTCGCGGGCCTGCTCGGCGCTCAAGTACGGACCGACTGGTTTCGACGGGTCGTCGAAGTCCGGGTCGTCGGGGTCGACTTCGGCCTGCGTGACGACGGACGCGGCGCTGGCGTCCACGCGCTCGTCGACGGCCTGCTGGAGCGGGTAGCCGATCTGGGCCTGCGTCTCCGCGACCAGCACGTCGAGCGGTCGCTCCGGCGCGTCCGGCGCCTCCTGCTGGCGGAGCAACGCGCCGACCTGCGGGCCGTTCCCGTGGGTCACGACGAGACTGTGGCCGTCCCCGTGGAGCGCGCCGAGTTCGTCGGCTGTCTGCTCGATTCGCTCGCGCTGGGCGGCTATCGTGGCTTCGCCGCTCGGCGCGAGCGCGTTCCCACCGAGCGCGACGACGACTCGCATACCGGTGTGGTCGCCGCCGCGCCACTAAGCCGTACTGGCAGTCCTCAGGCGCGGACGTTCTCGCCGTCGTGGTCCACGAACGCCTCGCCGTCCCAGACGACCGTCCCGCGGACCACCGTCAACTC
It encodes:
- a CDS encoding ABC transporter substrate-binding protein — encoded protein: MAGNDSQVSRRSFLKAAGTATVAATATSSVAGCLGGDGDGGDGDGTTDGTDDGNGGSGGGTLRYGRGSHSNTLDPQNTTSGEVAKVTNQAYEGLIGFQPGEAALTESLATDWTMDGSTVTLQLREGVTFHDGSEFTADDFIATYRRFVDEDYEYHFEDASAYGPFTLGNWIDSVEKDGDYTLNITLTQTYAPFLRNLAMFVAVVISKDAIEGDVNLDEEMVGTGPYELSQLDDANNRIQLTAFDDYWGDSANVDEVLFLTRGQNSTRAQALVENEMEIIDGLDPDTIGTVENSNSASVETVEGINIGYMSFNMSRVEAFRDRRVRKAISYAIDTQSIVENIYSGIATQADQPIPPALFGHNDDLSPYPHDPEQAQSLLEEAGYADGFSFELTTFQNPRGYNPAPLPTAQTIRSNLSEIGVEVTIDDRQFSDYLTYTSEGRHDASLAGWYTDNADPDNFCYVLLHPQCEVPEGQDWVSWDTEGFNTSNRSAWANSEYMSLVEEAQATTAQDERAQLYEDAVQIAHDEAPWVYIDYAEEVRGVSNSVTNYPISAIGGPHLDLVELE
- a CDS encoding ABC transporter permease, which codes for MVSKRFIAKRLLLLVPVLFGVATVVFAILHLSPGDPAVSIAGNRASQEFVNQVRADLGLNDPLWQQYVRFLGDAATFNFGESYQIQRGTPVSQILADRLPITIELAVLGQIAGLLFGLPLGILSAVKQDTWTDHLTRIGALSGISIPIYWSGPLLILLFAQFLGVLPTSGRIGSAHFIDSTTGFILVDTLLAGDIPAFRSAFRHLLLPIVVLGIYQMALISRMMRSSMIEVIRQDFMRTARAKGQGEKITTMKHGLRNAFIPVITIIGIQFGALLGGAVLTETVFEINGIGTLLVSAINQSDYPVVQATVLVFAVMYTLVNLFVDVTYSVLDPRIEQ
- a CDS encoding ABC transporter permease — protein: MSTETQTPDVDRGIVERLRASPFLSELLSNRLAVIGISLIVAVFAVAIYARFAYDLSAITLTEFGTNPTEAAPSVEYPFGTDGQARDIFPRVLYGAWYAMLYGTVTVVASTVLGVGLGIIAAYYGDLTDNVIMRTMDVLLSFPSLLLALALVTIFPDELGLWRAVAALTLVYTPRFARVVRGAALKVLEDEYIEATRALGATDPRLLVRHVLPNCLAPITVQSTLNFGLAIIDIAALSFLGFGASPGEPTWGMMLSNGVEYGLFSGAWWWSFFPGLFLALTVLGFNLLGDGMRDALDPRMREAVD